From a region of the Chlorocebus sabaeus isolate Y175 chromosome 23, mChlSab1.0.hap1, whole genome shotgun sequence genome:
- the SMIM32 gene encoding small integral membrane protein 32 — MYGDIFNATGGPEAAVDSALAPGATVKAEGALPLELATARGMRDGAATKPDLPTYLLLFFLLLLSVALVVLFIGCQLRHSAFAALPHDRSLRDARAPWKTRPV, encoded by the coding sequence ATGTACGGCGACATATTCAACGCCACGGGCGGCCCCGAGGCGGCGGTAGACAGCGCGCTGGCCCCAGGAGCCACGGTCAAGGCAGAAGGCGCTTTGCCGCTGGAGCTGGCCACTGCGCGCGGTATGCGGGACGGCGCGGCCACAAAGCCCGACCTGCCCACCTACCTGCTGCtcttcttcctgctgctgctctCGGTGGCGCTCGTCGTCCTCTTCATCGGTTGCCAGCTGCGCCATTCGGCCTTCGCCGCGCTGCCCCACGACCGCTCGCTGCGCGACGCCCGCGCGCCCTGGAAGACGCGGCCGGTGTAG